One stretch of Bactrocera tryoni isolate S06 unplaced genomic scaffold, CSIRO_BtryS06_freeze2 scaffold_7, whole genome shotgun sequence DNA includes these proteins:
- the LOC120781796 gene encoding vegetative cell wall protein gp1-like, which produces MTEFEEQATSTFGAAAVDRLPSVATLGHQVLPLYLNTAQAPASSPPPTVTSPAPAPSPTVPSPAPAPSPTVASPAPAFPVLSLNFSSQPSPPDSLSPPILSSPMPSPSYIPSEKLTAAKVLGAVLKKMEDREKREEEAIALQRKIVEQNVQMTGVLNQMAQALTSLSEVMSKLSEKLNK; this is translated from the exons ATGACCGAATTCGAGGAGCAAGCAACTTCAACTTTTGGGGCAGCAGCCGTGGATAGATTGCCGAGTGTTGCGACTTTGGGTCACCag GTTTTGCCGTTGTATTTAAATACAGCGCAAGCTCCAGCTTCCTCGCCACCACCAACAGTCACATCGCCTGCTCCAGCGCCCTCACCAACAGTCCCATCTCCTGCTCCAGCACCCTCACCAACAGTCGCTTCGCCTGCTCCAGCATTTCCTGTTCTTTCTCTAAATTTTTCTTCCCAACCTTCACCTCCAGATTCCTTATCTCCTCCCATCTTATCTTCTCCTATGCCATCGCCTTCCTACATCCCTTCTGAAAAATTGACTGCAGCGAAAGTGCTTGGAGCAGTGCTAAAAAAAATGGAGGATCGAGAAAAGCGAGAGGAGGAGGCCATTGCTCTACAAAGGAAAATTGTAGAGCAAAATGTGCAGATGACAGGGGTGCTGAACCAAATGGCACAAGCACTAACCTCTCTGTCAGAGGTTATGTCTAAATtatctgaaaaattaaataagtaa